From the Halobellus litoreus genome, the window CCGACGTCGCCATCTCGCTGGAACACGACGGCCGCGAGGTGTTCGCCACCGAGGGCAGAGGGAGCCTCCGGTCGGCGGTGCTCTCGGTGTACGGTCGCGAGGTGGCCGAATCGATGATCGACGTCGGGTACGAGCCGTCGGTCGACGGTTCGGACTCGGACGCCGCGAGCGACGGGGGACCGATCGACCGCGTTCGCGGACTGGTCAGCCATCCCGAGACGACCCGCAGCACCCGCGAGTACCTCTCGACGTTCGTCAACGGGCGGTACGTCACCGACGCCGTCCTCCGGGAGGCGGTCCTCGAAGCCTACGACGGGCAGTTGGCGGGGGACCGCTACCCATTCGCGGTGCTGTTCGTCGACGTCCCCGCCGACACCGTCGACGTGAACGTCCACCCGCGCAAGATGGAGATCAGATTCGACGACGAATCGGGGGTTCGAGCGGCCGTCGCCGACGCCGTGCGGACCGCGCTGCTCGACGAGGGCCTGGTCAGATCGACCGCGCCGCGGGGTCGCTCAGCGCCCGAAGAGACGGAGATACGACCGGAATCGCCGGACGCGACGGTCAGCGGCGGTGCGGGACACGGGCCGCAACCGGGAGCCGCCGACCCCGACGGCGATACCACCGCCGATTCCGACGGCGAGGTCGCCTCGGAAACCGTCGCCGACTTCCGGGCGGAAGGATCTGACGTCGGCTCCCAGACCGGAGGATCCGATGCCGACGCGGAGCCCGGAAGCCACGAGCGCGAAACCGCGGCCGGCGTCGATCCGACCGACGACGATGCCTGGACGGTCGACGGACTCGGCGGCGAGGGCAGCGACCGGACGGCAGAGTCGACGCCGGAAGGGGTCGACCGCTCCGGCTTCGGATCCGGTTCCGACTCCGATCTGTCCCCGGGACTGGACGCGGATCGATCCGTCGGGACGGGATCCGGGCCGGACGACGCGGAAGCGGCGTCGTCGTCGACCGCCCGCGACGAGTCAGGGTCGCGGTCGTCGACGGGGCGGCAACAGCCCCCGACGCAGGACTCGAACGCCGGCGAGACGTCGAGTCCCAGCGAGCCAGACGCGAACGGCACGAGCGATCGAGGGCGACCGGGAGCGACGGAGACACAGCCTCGGGCGTCGGGGCCGACGGGCTTCGTCGGGCCGACCGTCCAGCGCGACCTGCAGGGCGACGCGGCGACGCTGGAACCGCGGTTCGGCTCGCTGCCGTCGATGCGGATTCTCGGACAGCTACACGACACCTACGTCGTCGCCGAGGCCGACTCGGGGATGATCCTCGTCGACCAGCACGCGGCCGACGAGCGGGTGAACTACGAACGGCTGCAGTCGGAACTCGACGGCGACGTGGTGACGCAGGCGCTCGCCGAGCCGGTCGAGATCGAACTCACCGCCCGCGAGGCGGCGCTGTTCGACGAGTACGCGGAAGCGCTCTCGGACCTCGGGTTCCGCTCGGAACGGGTCGGCGACCGGACCGTCGCGGTCGAGACGGTTCCGGCGGTCTTCGCCGAGACGCTGGAGCCGGAACTGGTCCGAGACGTTCTCTCGGCGTTCGTCGCCGAGGGCGGCGACGGCGACGAGACGGTCGAGGCGGTCGCCGACGACCTGCTCGCGGATCTGGCGTGCTACCCGTCGGTCACCGGGAACACCTCGCTCACCGAGGGGTCGGTCGTGGAACTCCTCGAAGCGCTCGACGACTGCGAGAACCCCTACTCGTGCCCGCACGGCCGGCCGGTGCTCATCCACGTCGACGGCGACGAGATCGGCGACCGGTTCGAGCGGGACTACCCGGGGCACTGAGGGGAGTGTCGGGGACGACGGAGAGTGATCGCTCCCGCGTCGGCACCGACTCGGTGCGGCCCCCGGGCGCTTCGCGTACTGCGGGATAATCGCAATTATGTACTCCCTGGCGCAAGAGGGGAGTATGACCGACATCGTGACGTTTGGCGAGACGATGCTCAGGCTCTCGCCGCCCCGGGGCGAGCGACTCGAACGGACGTCCGAACTCGGCGTCCGGGCGGGCGGTGCCGAGAGCAACGTCGCCGTGGCGGCCGCCCGCCTCGGCTGTGAGTCGACCTGGATCTCGAAGCTGCCGGACTCGGCGCTCGGCCGGCGTATC encodes:
- the mutL gene encoding DNA mismatch repair endonuclease MutL: MRELDDRTVRQIAAGEVVERPASVVKELVENSLDADAGRISVAVDAGGTEGVRVRDDGVGMDRESVRRAVEEHTTSKIDGIDDLEAGVGTLGFRGEALHTIGAVARLAIRTKPRARPTDDASDRSSGGRDASGTELRVEGGEVTGVDPAGCPVGTVVEVEDLFFNTPARKKFLKTTATEFDHVNTVVTHYALANPDVAISLEHDGREVFATEGRGSLRSAVLSVYGREVAESMIDVGYEPSVDGSDSDAASDGGPIDRVRGLVSHPETTRSTREYLSTFVNGRYVTDAVLREAVLEAYDGQLAGDRYPFAVLFVDVPADTVDVNVHPRKMEIRFDDESGVRAAVADAVRTALLDEGLVRSTAPRGRSAPEETEIRPESPDATVSGGAGHGPQPGAADPDGDTTADSDGEVASETVADFRAEGSDVGSQTGGSDADAEPGSHERETAAGVDPTDDDAWTVDGLGGEGSDRTAESTPEGVDRSGFGSGSDSDLSPGLDADRSVGTGSGPDDAEAASSSTARDESGSRSSTGRQQPPTQDSNAGETSSPSEPDANGTSDRGRPGATETQPRASGPTGFVGPTVQRDLQGDAATLEPRFGSLPSMRILGQLHDTYVVAEADSGMILVDQHAADERVNYERLQSELDGDVVTQALAEPVEIELTAREAALFDEYAEALSDLGFRSERVGDRTVAVETVPAVFAETLEPELVRDVLSAFVAEGGDGDETVEAVADDLLADLACYPSVTGNTSLTEGSVVELLEALDDCENPYSCPHGRPVLIHVDGDEIGDRFERDYPGH